Proteins found in one Desulfovermiculus halophilus DSM 18834 genomic segment:
- a CDS encoding cache domain-containing protein — translation MNLWQRFTDLRIRHKLLLVYSLLFALAFSLAGGLMIVFVKNHIQHSIEQELRNTTQTLLHIVGNSADLSIKNHLRAVAEKNREIAAYFHSQYTQGAMSESEAKQRTREVFRSQHIGSTGYLYCLNSDGNIVMHKYDGLIGADLSSYSFIQRQLKMREGYLEYSWRNPEEDTTRPKALYMTEFKPWDWIISASSYRTEFNELISVKDLKKSILSLSFGQSGYSFVLNEEGDLLIHPAYQGKNILKLMPEEGGQDLRRMLREESGTIVYSWRNPGEERLRRKMVIFQAIPEFDWVVASSLYLDEFYAPLTTVGQIITGIMALVLILVIPITWSISATITNPIRDLMHRFSKGATGDDTVRMPVTSRDEVGILGEYFNTFMDHLQASRQSLKAEIADRKKAEDFIRRSETKYRELVQNANSIILRVDTEGRITFFNEFAQNLFGYTEEEILGRKSLEVFVPRVDSTGRRMQDLLDRAAQNPESYLYYETEAIRRNGERIWVAWTNKAVRDSRGRIVEYLCVGHDITQSRENEQEMASMRQFLRHIVDSMPSALFSVDLSHHITQWNQEAARLTGIDPEEALGRPMSRTIPQIGEYKDMLRAAVEQNKPRTRQKIALSFGQQVRYMDIMVYPVTLEAFQGAVIRLDDVTSRVRMEEVMVQTEKMMSVGGLAAGMAHEINNPLGGILQNTQNIIRRLSPSLAANTAAAESLGLDLNLVTEYMEQRKILHFITRIKESGERAAKIVDNMLTFSRNNERKKEIVDLRDVINKTVELAAHDYDLKKKYDFRNIQIVRYFADNVPRVMCVGTEIEQVLLNLLRNAAQAMAEGKKGGTQSRIVLQLFQEGSWTVLTVEDNGPGIEEEIRKRIFEPFFTTKGVGVGTGLGLSVAYFIVTNNHKGCMTVHSAPTKGTKFVIRLPGQRHEFAGL, via the coding sequence ATGAACCTTTGGCAGCGGTTCACAGATCTGCGCATCCGGCATAAACTCCTGCTGGTCTATTCCCTGCTGTTCGCTCTGGCCTTCAGCCTGGCCGGAGGCCTAATGATCGTATTCGTCAAAAACCACATTCAGCACAGCATTGAACAGGAGCTGAGAAACACCACCCAGACCCTGCTGCACATTGTCGGCAACTCCGCAGACCTGTCCATAAAAAACCACCTCCGGGCCGTGGCCGAAAAGAACAGGGAAATTGCCGCCTATTTCCACTCCCAATACACCCAGGGGGCCATGTCCGAGTCCGAAGCTAAGCAGCGAACCAGGGAAGTGTTTCGCTCCCAGCATATCGGCAGCACGGGATATTTGTACTGCCTGAACAGCGACGGCAATATCGTCATGCACAAGTATGACGGCCTGATTGGGGCAGACCTCTCCAGCTACAGCTTCATCCAGAGACAGCTGAAAATGCGCGAGGGGTACCTGGAGTACTCCTGGCGCAACCCAGAGGAAGACACGACCAGACCCAAGGCTTTGTACATGACCGAGTTCAAGCCCTGGGACTGGATTATCTCCGCCTCCTCCTACCGTACCGAGTTCAATGAGCTGATAAGCGTCAAGGACTTGAAGAAAAGCATCCTCTCCTTGAGCTTTGGCCAAAGCGGGTACTCCTTTGTCTTAAACGAAGAAGGGGATCTGCTTATCCATCCCGCGTACCAGGGCAAGAACATTTTAAAGCTCATGCCTGAGGAGGGCGGCCAGGACCTTCGGCGCATGCTCCGCGAGGAAAGCGGGACCATTGTCTATTCCTGGCGCAATCCGGGAGAGGAAAGACTGCGGCGCAAAATGGTCATCTTCCAGGCCATTCCTGAGTTCGACTGGGTGGTGGCCTCTTCCCTGTATCTGGACGAGTTCTACGCACCCCTGACCACCGTGGGCCAGATCATTACCGGCATCATGGCCCTGGTCCTTATCCTGGTCATCCCCATCACCTGGTCCATAAGCGCCACGATCACCAATCCCATCCGGGACCTGATGCACAGGTTTTCCAAGGGGGCCACCGGGGACGATACAGTGCGCATGCCGGTCACCTCCCGGGACGAAGTCGGCATCCTGGGGGAATATTTCAACACCTTCATGGACCACCTCCAGGCCTCCAGGCAGAGTCTGAAGGCGGAGATCGCGGATCGCAAAAAGGCCGAGGACTTCATCCGCAGAAGCGAAACCAAATACAGGGAACTGGTCCAGAACGCGAACAGCATCATTCTCCGGGTGGACACCGAAGGCAGGATCACTTTTTTTAACGAATTCGCTCAAAACCTGTTCGGGTATACAGAGGAAGAGATCCTGGGCCGCAAGAGCCTGGAGGTGTTCGTGCCCCGCGTGGACTCCACCGGACGCAGAATGCAGGATCTCCTGGACCGGGCGGCGCAGAATCCGGAGAGCTATCTGTACTATGAGACCGAGGCCATCCGCCGGAACGGGGAACGGATTTGGGTGGCCTGGACCAACAAGGCAGTCCGGGACAGCCGGGGCCGAATCGTCGAGTACCTTTGCGTGGGACACGACATTACCCAATCCCGGGAGAATGAACAGGAGATGGCCAGCATGCGCCAGTTTCTGCGCCACATTGTGGATTCCATGCCCTCGGCCCTGTTCAGCGTGGACCTGAGCCATCACATCACCCAGTGGAACCAGGAGGCCGCTCGTCTCACGGGCATTGATCCGGAAGAAGCCCTGGGCCGGCCCATGTCCCGGACCATCCCCCAGATCGGGGAATACAAGGATATGCTCCGGGCTGCGGTGGAGCAGAACAAACCCAGGACCAGGCAGAAGATTGCTCTCAGCTTCGGCCAGCAGGTCCGGTACATGGATATCATGGTCTATCCCGTGACCCTGGAAGCCTTTCAGGGTGCGGTCATCCGCCTGGACGACGTCACCTCCAGGGTCCGCATGGAAGAAGTCATGGTCCAGACCGAGAAGATGATGTCCGTCGGCGGGCTGGCCGCAGGCATGGCTCATGAAATCAACAATCCCTTGGGCGGGATTTTGCAGAACACCCAGAACATTATCCGCCGCCTTTCCCCGTCCCTGGCGGCGAATACGGCCGCAGCCGAGTCCCTGGGCCTTGACCTGAATCTGGTCACGGAATATATGGAACAACGCAAAATCCTGCACTTTATTACCAGGATCAAGGAGTCCGGAGAGCGGGCGGCTAAGATCGTGGACAACATGCTCACTTTCAGCCGAAACAACGAGCGGAAGAAAGAGATCGTGGACCTGCGGGACGTGATCAATAAGACCGTGGAGCTGGCCGCTCACGACTATGATCTAAAAAAGAAATACGATTTCAGAAACATACAAATAGTTCGCTACTTTGCCGACAACGTCCCCCGGGTCATGTGCGTGGGCACTGAAATCGAGCAGGTCCTGCTCAACCTGCTGCGCAACGCGGCCCAGGCCATGGCCGAAGGCAAAAAGGGCGGCACCCAGTCCAGGATCGTGCTCCAGCTGTTTCAGGAAGGCAGCTGGACGGTGCTCACCGTGGAAGACAACGGGCCGGGGATTGAGGAAGAGATTCGAAAACGGATCTTTGAGCCCTTTTTCACCACCAAAGGTGTGGGAGTGGGCACCGGGCTGGGCCTCTCAGTGGCCTATTTTATCGTCACCAACAATCACAAGGGCTGCATGACGGTCCATTCCGCGCCCACAAAAGGCACCAAGTTCGTCATTCGCCTGCCCGGTCAGCGACACGAGTT
- a CDS encoding acetate uptake transporter, with translation MADSTTGNPAVVGLAGFGLTTLILQFHNLGWCGVGPIVALGLVFGGLTQLVAGYQEFKAGNNFGYSAFCSYGAFWIALSVILLMNHAGIYASSTTDIGWFLVVWTLYTAILWVGALRIHLAMASTFTLLLAGFILLDLAHFGMPGMTTLAAIVLIFCALNAWYMMAHAILFQVYGKDILPVGQPVVGGNSKAKQQVIAGAAESA, from the coding sequence ATGGCCGATTCTACAACTGGTAACCCTGCGGTCGTCGGGCTGGCCGGCTTTGGTCTGACCACACTGATTCTGCAATTTCACAATCTCGGATGGTGCGGGGTTGGGCCTATTGTGGCCCTGGGGCTTGTTTTCGGCGGGCTGACCCAGCTTGTGGCCGGGTACCAGGAGTTTAAGGCCGGAAACAATTTCGGATACAGTGCGTTTTGCTCCTATGGAGCCTTCTGGATCGCTTTGAGCGTGATTCTGCTCATGAATCACGCCGGGATATACGCATCCTCCACCACAGATATAGGCTGGTTCCTGGTGGTCTGGACCCTGTATACGGCCATTTTATGGGTCGGGGCCCTGCGCATTCATCTGGCCATGGCCTCCACATTCACCCTGCTTCTGGCCGGATTCATCCTCCTGGACCTGGCCCACTTCGGAATGCCGGGGATGACCACCCTCGCAGCCATCGTGCTCATTTTTTGCGCCCTGAACGCCTGGTACATGATGGCCCACGCGATCCTGTTCCAGGTCTACGGCAAGGATATCCTGCCTGTCGGGCAGCCGGTTGTGGGCGGAAACAGCAAGGCCAAGCAACAGGTTATTGCCGGAGCGGCGGAGAGTGCCTAG
- a CDS encoding FmdE family protein — protein MPTDIEFPEDFMRCVHFHGHICPGLSIGYRAAKAGLDHLRTKRSEDEELVAVVETDACGVDAVQVLTGCTFGKGNFVYKDHGKQAFTLIDRNSGQGIRLCMRPDGFAPKGRHQELMSKVMQGQATEDEEQEFAGLHQEASRQVVDMPLDELFEIQAGAFAVPDRARIDQSECCARCGEPVMRSKMVQADERLLCQACAG, from the coding sequence ATGCCCACAGATATCGAATTCCCCGAGGACTTCATGCGCTGTGTCCATTTTCACGGCCATATATGCCCGGGGCTGTCCATCGGCTACCGGGCGGCGAAAGCAGGATTGGATCACTTGCGGACAAAGCGTTCAGAGGATGAGGAGCTGGTGGCCGTGGTAGAGACCGATGCCTGCGGGGTGGATGCAGTCCAGGTCCTGACTGGATGCACCTTTGGAAAGGGAAACTTTGTCTACAAAGACCACGGGAAACAGGCCTTCACCCTGATCGACAGAAACAGCGGACAGGGCATCCGCCTGTGCATGCGCCCGGACGGCTTTGCTCCCAAGGGCCGGCATCAGGAGTTGATGTCCAAGGTTATGCAGGGTCAGGCCACAGAGGACGAGGAACAGGAGTTCGCAGGCCTGCATCAGGAGGCGAGCAGGCAGGTCGTGGACATGCCTCTGGATGAGCTGTTTGAGATCCAGGCTGGGGCGTTTGCTGTCCCGGACAGAGCCAGAATCGATCAGTCCGAGTGCTGCGCGAGGTGCGGAGAGCCGGTAATGCGCTCAAAGATGGTCCAGGCCGATGAGCGGCTCCTTTGTCAGGCCTGTGCCGGGTGA
- a CDS encoding transketolase C-terminal domain-containing protein, with protein sequence MSVGDKARTLRFMDGNEAVAWAAYYSGCRYFAGYPITPATGVFNAMLDILPRAGGQVLQGEDEIASIGACIGASMAGVKAMTATSGPGISLYSEHLSFATGSEIPLVIVNVQRLGPSTGSATKGADGDVQFMRWNSSGGLPVVVLCPIDVRDAFVLTMQAFNLAERFRCPVFVASNKEIALTRESVDLDSVSWPVVQDRVYAPEEHFLPFAAHPGQPPGFLPLGHPRVLVRQTSSTHGEDGYITVDPARIQAMHTRLRQKIDAHVREMSFSAYRGPSEADVVIVAYGVTARTALAAYRRLVDQGRSVGLLILKTLWPVLEEEIASRCRSASRVIVPEMNLGLYAREIERILPGKEVQALGQMNGNLLTPDQILEVAHA encoded by the coding sequence ATGTCAGTGGGGGACAAAGCAAGGACATTGCGGTTCATGGACGGCAACGAGGCCGTGGCCTGGGCCGCTTATTATTCCGGGTGCCGCTACTTTGCCGGCTACCCGATCACTCCGGCCACCGGCGTCTTCAATGCCATGCTGGACATATTGCCCCGGGCCGGAGGACAGGTCCTGCAGGGGGAGGATGAGATCGCGTCCATCGGGGCCTGTATCGGGGCAAGCATGGCCGGGGTCAAGGCCATGACTGCAACCAGCGGGCCCGGGATCAGCCTGTATTCTGAGCATCTCTCCTTCGCCACCGGCTCGGAGATCCCTTTGGTGATCGTCAATGTCCAGCGCCTGGGGCCGTCCACCGGCTCGGCGACCAAGGGGGCGGACGGGGACGTGCAGTTCATGCGCTGGAACAGCTCCGGAGGGCTGCCGGTTGTCGTCCTGTGCCCAATCGATGTCCGGGACGCCTTTGTCTTGACCATGCAGGCCTTCAACCTGGCCGAACGCTTCCGGTGTCCTGTTTTTGTGGCCTCGAACAAGGAGATCGCCCTGACCAGGGAGAGCGTGGACCTGGATTCCGTCTCCTGGCCGGTGGTCCAGGACCGGGTATATGCCCCGGAGGAGCACTTTCTGCCCTTTGCCGCCCACCCCGGGCAGCCCCCGGGGTTCCTGCCCCTGGGACATCCCCGGGTCCTGGTTCGGCAAACGTCCTCCACCCATGGAGAGGACGGATACATCACTGTCGATCCAGCCCGGATCCAGGCCATGCACACCCGTCTGAGGCAAAAGATAGATGCCCATGTCCGGGAGATGAGCTTTTCTGCCTACCGGGGTCCCAGTGAGGCGGATGTGGTCATCGTGGCCTACGGGGTCACGGCCCGGACCGCCTTGGCCGCGTACAGACGGCTGGTCGATCAGGGGCGGTCCGTGGGCCTTTTGATCCTCAAGACCTTATGGCCTGTCCTGGAGGAGGAGATCGCCTCCAGATGCCGTTCGGCGTCCAGGGTCATCGTTCCGGAAATGAATCTCGGCCTGTATGCACGGGAGATAGAGCGCATCCTTCCGGGCAAGGAGGTCCAAGCCCTGGGGCAGATGAATGGGAATCTGCTCACCCCGGATCAGATTCTGGAGGTGGCCCATGCCTAG
- a CDS encoding thiamine pyrophosphate-dependent enzyme has product MPSLLNTSRPPVFCPGCSHERVVKALDRSFQDQGLSGNQIVLVSDIGCSGLFDTFFHTHALHGLHGRALTYATGLKMVRPDLHVVVTMGDGGLGIGGAHLLAACRRNVDLTLLILNNFNFGMTGGQFSATTPAESTVGSGFLNSVERPMDACRVLEAAGAPFVLRTSAYAKDLSRAVTRAMGYPGFAALDIWGVCPGRYMKRNTISPQVIDRELSRLPAANGTVPANERQEYTEAVRERTGPQSDPEMPPAVAPICTAPQDREQGLLILGAAGQRVVTAGELAGLAGMCAGLQASQKNDYPITVLTGHSVSEVILSPEAIDYTGLSRPSAVMVLAEEGVVRRREVFATLPESSLVLRAVPDLEVPPTQAEVVDLDLKARGIHKADHALASLAVMAQRKRMISTEMLKAAIDLRFSPKIAEASRKVVDAVYTA; this is encoded by the coding sequence ATGCCTAGCTTGTTGAATACCAGCCGCCCGCCTGTTTTTTGCCCTGGGTGCTCGCACGAACGGGTGGTCAAGGCCTTGGATCGGTCGTTCCAGGATCAGGGGCTGTCCGGAAACCAGATCGTCCTGGTCAGTGATATCGGGTGTTCGGGGCTGTTTGATACCTTTTTCCACACCCACGCCCTGCATGGGCTGCACGGCAGGGCCCTGACCTATGCCACAGGCCTGAAGATGGTCCGCCCTGATCTGCATGTGGTGGTGACCATGGGGGACGGGGGGCTGGGCATAGGGGGCGCGCATCTGTTGGCCGCCTGCCGGAGGAATGTGGATCTGACCCTGCTCATCTTGAACAACTTCAACTTCGGGATGACCGGAGGGCAGTTCTCAGCCACCACACCTGCGGAAAGCACGGTGGGATCCGGGTTCTTAAATAGCGTTGAGCGGCCTATGGACGCCTGCCGGGTCCTGGAGGCTGCGGGCGCCCCGTTTGTGCTCCGCACCTCGGCCTATGCCAAGGACCTGAGCCGGGCGGTGACCCGGGCCATGGGATACCCAGGATTTGCGGCCCTGGACATCTGGGGGGTCTGTCCCGGCAGGTACATGAAACGAAACACGATCTCACCGCAGGTCATAGACCGGGAGCTGAGCAGGCTGCCGGCAGCAAACGGGACGGTTCCAGCCAACGAGCGCCAGGAGTACACGGAAGCGGTGCGGGAGCGAACCGGCCCGCAGAGTGACCCCGAGATGCCGCCGGCTGTAGCCCCCATCTGCACGGCTCCCCAGGACAGGGAACAGGGGCTGCTCATCCTGGGGGCGGCCGGTCAACGAGTGGTGACAGCCGGGGAGCTCGCTGGCCTGGCCGGGATGTGCGCAGGGCTGCAGGCCAGCCAGAAAAACGACTATCCGATTACCGTGCTCACCGGGCACTCGGTGAGTGAAGTCATCCTTTCCCCGGAAGCCATCGACTACACCGGACTCTCCCGGCCCTCAGCGGTCATGGTCCTGGCCGAAGAAGGCGTTGTCCGGCGCAGAGAGGTGTTTGCCACCCTCCCGGAGAGCAGTCTCGTTCTGCGGGCAGTCCCGGATCTGGAGGTCCCCCCCACCCAAGCCGAGGTCGTGGACCTGGATCTCAAGGCCAGAGGGATACACAAAGCGGACCATGCCCTGGCCTCTCTGGCAGTCATGGCCCAACGGAAGCGAATGATCAGCACAGAGATGCTCAAGGCGGCGATAGATCTGCGCTTTTCGCCCAAAATCGCAGAGGCCTCGCGGAAGGTGGTGGATGCGGTGTACACGGCATGA
- a CDS encoding glycine betaine uptake BCCT transporter has protein sequence MNMQLFSAGLWKQQTVFIISLVIVLSLVGLGVVNPALLERYSSLIHEYIIETFGWGYMISALAFLVFNIWFALSKYGNIRLGKDSEKPQYSYFGWFSMLFAAGMGIGLIFWGVAEPMSHYLNPPEYLAGQSDGAAKFAMKYSFFHWGVHPWAVYITMSLAIAYFSFRRGMPPLISSCFYPLIGERIYGVFGYCIDILAVFATVFGIVTSLGLGAMQITTGLGEVFHFRPDFQAQVTVIAVVTVLFMISSMTGLDKGIQILSKTNILLAVTLLGFMLLVGPTAYILNVFTNTVADYLSGLFNMSLSTNPFQGYAWTQSWTIFYWAWWIAWSPFVGLFVASISRGRTIREFILGALLVPTLLTFLWFSVFGGAAFFLEIQEGAHIAKAVSENISVGMFRLYAHYPFSTLLTLITILLLAVFFVTSADSATYVLSMMTSQGNLYPSPAKKIVWGLMVSATAVILLYSGGLEALQKMAIAAALPFTVIMLFLCRSLVKGLRYEFKYLRDSSQE, from the coding sequence ATGAATATGCAACTCTTCTCTGCGGGACTGTGGAAACAACAGACCGTGTTCATAATCTCTCTGGTCATCGTTCTCAGTCTAGTCGGCCTCGGTGTGGTCAACCCGGCACTTCTGGAAAGATACTCCAGCCTCATCCATGAGTACATCATTGAGACCTTTGGCTGGGGGTACATGATCTCCGCCCTGGCCTTTCTTGTCTTCAACATCTGGTTCGCGCTGAGCAAGTACGGGAACATCCGCCTGGGTAAAGACAGCGAAAAGCCGCAGTATTCATATTTTGGCTGGTTCAGCATGCTCTTTGCGGCCGGCATGGGCATAGGGCTCATCTTCTGGGGGGTGGCCGAACCCATGAGCCATTACCTCAATCCCCCTGAATACCTTGCCGGCCAGTCGGATGGAGCCGCCAAGTTCGCCATGAAGTACAGCTTCTTTCACTGGGGGGTTCACCCCTGGGCTGTCTACATCACCATGAGCCTGGCCATCGCCTACTTTTCCTTTCGCCGGGGGATGCCACCTCTGATCTCCAGCTGCTTTTATCCCCTGATCGGAGAACGGATTTACGGTGTCTTCGGCTACTGCATTGATATCCTGGCCGTCTTTGCCACCGTATTCGGGATCGTCACCTCCCTCGGACTGGGGGCGATGCAGATCACGACCGGCCTGGGCGAAGTCTTCCATTTCCGCCCCGATTTCCAGGCCCAGGTCACTGTCATTGCCGTGGTCACGGTCCTGTTCATGATCTCCAGCATGACCGGCCTGGACAAGGGGATTCAAATCCTGAGCAAGACCAATATCCTGCTGGCAGTGACCCTTCTCGGCTTCATGCTCCTGGTTGGGCCAACAGCCTATATCCTGAATGTGTTTACCAACACCGTGGCCGACTATCTCTCCGGCCTGTTCAATATGAGCCTGTCCACCAACCCCTTTCAGGGCTATGCCTGGACCCAGTCCTGGACCATATTCTACTGGGCCTGGTGGATAGCCTGGTCCCCCTTTGTCGGTCTTTTTGTGGCCAGCATTTCCCGGGGCCGGACCATCAGGGAGTTTATCCTCGGCGCCCTTCTGGTCCCCACTCTGCTCACTTTTTTGTGGTTCAGCGTCTTCGGCGGAGCGGCATTCTTTCTGGAGATTCAAGAGGGCGCGCACATAGCCAAGGCCGTGTCCGAGAACATCTCCGTCGGCATGTTCCGTCTGTATGCCCACTATCCCTTCAGCACCCTGCTGACCCTGATCACCATCCTCCTGCTGGCCGTCTTTTTCGTTACCTCCGCTGACTCGGCAACCTATGTCCTGTCCATGATGACCTCGCAGGGCAACCTGTATCCCTCCCCGGCCAAAAAGATCGTCTGGGGGCTCATGGTCTCTGCAACAGCCGTCATCCTCCTCTACTCCGGGGGGCTGGAGGCCCTGCAGAAGATGGCCATTGCCGCTGCTCTGCCCTTTACCGTGATCATGCTCTTTCTGTGCCGCAGCCTGGTCAAGGGCCTGCGCTATGAATTCAAGTACCTGCGGGACAGCAGCCAAGAATGA
- a CDS encoding universal stress protein encodes MHNDSTRSWQNTSEDSMLTHVVIPLSLKEYEQKLISMGRLLKYFGTKKASLIHVRSSNKKDTEPQDLTERIRSYASHLRGLGFEVDMYFKQGHIASQILSMAMELEADFISMFWESKRFLRKALLGNIDADVIRMSDLPVFVYKHSFFLAKEQKMSQAMYATNFRITDSHVMPYLTNPDFSTQVLYILHVGDRAPDPQAEALRKQQVQQNLGRLKAECEQAFYRIETLDVVGHPGNKVVHMAKRYGVDLLIIGKCDEQSSFEQIMGSTAQLIADKANCSIFIVPGAQRQ; translated from the coding sequence TTGCATAATGACTCAACCCGTTCCTGGCAGAACACTAGCGAGGACTCCATGCTCACCCATGTAGTTATTCCATTAAGCTTGAAGGAGTACGAGCAAAAGCTCATCTCCATGGGCCGCCTGTTGAAATATTTCGGGACCAAGAAGGCTTCCCTGATTCACGTCCGGTCCTCGAACAAGAAAGATACTGAACCCCAGGACCTGACAGAAAGGATCCGCTCCTATGCATCACATCTTCGAGGGCTTGGATTCGAGGTGGACATGTACTTCAAACAGGGCCATATCGCTTCCCAAATCCTGTCCATGGCCATGGAACTGGAAGCCGACTTCATCAGCATGTTCTGGGAGAGCAAAAGGTTTTTGCGCAAGGCCCTGCTGGGGAACATCGACGCAGATGTGATCCGCATGTCCGACCTTCCGGTTTTTGTCTACAAGCACTCGTTTTTCCTGGCCAAAGAACAGAAAATGAGTCAGGCCATGTACGCCACCAACTTTCGGATCACAGACAGCCATGTCATGCCCTACCTGACCAACCCGGACTTTTCCACCCAGGTCCTCTATATCCTGCATGTCGGCGACCGGGCTCCAGACCCGCAGGCGGAAGCACTGAGAAAGCAGCAGGTGCAGCAGAACCTGGGCCGGCTCAAGGCTGAATGCGAGCAGGCCTTTTATCGCATAGAGACACTAGACGTGGTCGGCCATCCGGGAAACAAGGTTGTGCACATGGCCAAACGGTACGGAGTGGATTTGCTTATCATCGGCAAATGCGACGAGCAAAGTTCATTTGAACAGATCATGGGCTCCACGGCCCAGCTCATTGCAGACAAGGCCAACTGTTCAATATTTATCGTTCCTGGAGCGCAGCGGCAATGA
- a CDS encoding NifB/NifX family molybdenum-iron cluster-binding protein yields the protein MKIAVSAQGQTLQDAFDPSFGRCSGFVIYDTDAKTASFVDNSQNQSAAQGAGIQAAQAVSASAAEVLITGQVGPKAMQALSHSQLHIFSSSAGTVQEAIQAWEKNELQPITTASGGQAPGGQGMGRGGGGRGRGPDQGGRGMGGGARGRGPGQGGQGLGGGAQGRGPGQGGRGQGGAGKGRG from the coding sequence ATGAAAATAGCTGTAAGCGCCCAAGGACAGACCCTTCAGGATGCATTCGATCCAAGTTTTGGGCGGTGCTCCGGTTTTGTGATCTACGACACGGATGCCAAGACCGCCTCTTTTGTGGATAACTCGCAGAACCAAAGCGCAGCCCAGGGAGCAGGTATTCAGGCAGCCCAGGCTGTAAGTGCCTCAGCAGCCGAGGTGCTGATTACCGGCCAGGTGGGGCCGAAGGCCATGCAGGCCCTGAGCCACTCCCAGCTGCACATCTTTTCCAGCTCAGCCGGGACGGTTCAGGAGGCGATTCAAGCCTGGGAAAAAAACGAGCTCCAGCCTATCACCACGGCCTCCGGAGGCCAAGCCCCTGGCGGCCAGGGAATGGGCAGAGGCGGCGGAGGCCGGGGCCGCGGGCCGGACCAGGGAGGACGAGGCATGGGCGGAGGTGCTCGAGGCCGAGGTCCCGGGCAAGGTGGACAGGGTCTCGGCGGTGGTGCTCAAGGCCGGGGCCCGGGTCAAGGAGGGCGCGGGCAGGGAGGTGCTGGAAAAGGACGCGGATAG
- the prxU gene encoding thioredoxin-dependent peroxiredoxin (Most members of this family contain a selenocysteine.) yields the protein MSEDGVGCAKPSGRVVGASEPEKTVGQEQTNKEESMVQAKVGGKAPDFEAPAYQQGKFINVKLSDHLGKWVVLCFYPGDFTFVUPTEISAVAGKYKEFQDLGVEVMSVSVDSNVVHKMWDENELAHMVDGGIPFPMVSDGGGRLGKVYGVYDEEAGVDIRGKFLIDPDGVIQAMEVLSPPVGRNVSETLRQIRAFQHVRQTGGREVCPADWEPGKKTLKPGPDLVGKVWKEMK from the coding sequence ATGAGTGAGGATGGAGTAGGGTGCGCCAAGCCTTCCGGGCGGGTGGTCGGTGCATCGGAACCTGAAAAGACGGTCGGACAGGAACAAACCAACAAGGAGGAAAGCATGGTTCAAGCCAAAGTTGGCGGCAAGGCTCCGGATTTTGAAGCTCCTGCCTACCAGCAGGGCAAGTTCATCAATGTGAAGCTCTCAGACCACCTGGGCAAATGGGTTGTGCTCTGCTTTTATCCCGGGGACTTTACCTTTGTCTGACCGACTGAGATATCAGCGGTCGCTGGTAAATACAAAGAGTTTCAGGACCTGGGTGTTGAAGTCATGTCCGTGAGTGTGGACAGCAATGTGGTGCACAAGATGTGGGACGAAAACGAGCTGGCCCACATGGTTGACGGCGGCATCCCCTTTCCTATGGTCTCGGACGGAGGCGGACGCCTGGGCAAGGTCTACGGGGTCTACGATGAAGAGGCCGGCGTGGACATCCGGGGCAAGTTCCTCATCGATCCGGACGGGGTGATCCAGGCCATGGAGGTCTTGTCCCCGCCGGTCGGCAGGAATGTGAGCGAAACTCTGCGCCAGATCCGGGCCTTTCAGCATGTCCGGCAGACAGGGGGCAGGGAGGTCTGCCCGGCGGACTGGGAGCCGGGGAAGAAGACCCTCAAGCCCGGACCTGACCTGGTGGGCAAAGTCTGGAAGGAAATGAAATAG